Proteins from a single region of Weeksella virosa DSM 16922:
- the sufC gene encoding Fe-S cluster assembly ATPase SufC, translating into MLDIKNLHAKIADSDKEIIKGLNLQIKPGEVHAIMGPNGAGKSTLSSVIAGKEDYEVTAGEILFNDEEILEMAPEERAHKGIFMSFQYPIEIPGVSVSNFIKTSINETRKAQGLEEMGASEMLKMIREKAELLNIKKDFLSRSLNEGFSGGEKKRNEIFQMLMLNPKLAILDETDSGLDIDALRIVADGVNAYRNEHNGVLLITHYQRLLDYIVPDFVHVLADGKIIKSGSKELALELEEKGYDWVKEEAGV; encoded by the coding sequence TTGTTAGATATAAAAAATTTACACGCTAAGATTGCAGATAGCGACAAAGAAATTATCAAAGGGCTAAACTTGCAAATAAAACCGGGAGAAGTACATGCAATTATGGGACCAAATGGTGCAGGAAAATCTACACTTTCTTCTGTGATTGCAGGTAAAGAAGATTATGAAGTTACTGCAGGTGAAATTCTCTTCAATGATGAAGAAATTCTAGAAATGGCGCCAGAAGAACGTGCACATAAAGGGATTTTTATGTCTTTCCAGTATCCTATCGAAATCCCAGGTGTATCGGTTTCTAATTTTATCAAAACATCGATCAACGAAACTAGAAAAGCACAAGGATTAGAAGAAATGGGTGCGTCTGAGATGTTGAAAATGATCAGAGAAAAAGCAGAGTTATTAAACATCAAAAAAGACTTCTTGTCGCGTTCATTGAACGAAGGTTTTTCTGGAGGAGAAAAGAAACGAAACGAGATATTTCAGATGTTGATGCTCAACCCCAAATTGGCCATCTTGGATGAGACAGATTCTGGTTTGGATATCGATGCATTGAGAATTGTTGCAGACGGTGTAAATGCTTATAGAAATGAACATAATGGCGTGTTGTTAATTACGCATTATCAGCGTTTATTAGATTATATCGTACCCGATTTTGTACACGTATTAGCAGATGGTAAAATCATCAAATCGGGAAGCAAAGAACTCGCATTAGAGTTAGAAGAAAAAGGGTATGATTGGGTAAAAGAGGAGGCAGGAGTCTAA
- the sufB gene encoding Fe-S cluster assembly protein SufB has translation MSNTKYTEDDLREDLAKPREYEFGWETEMEYEDFPIGLNEDIVRAISKKKEEPEWMTEWRLEAFRAWQKMTEPEWANIHYEKPDFQAIRYYAAPKVKKELASLDEVDPELLRTFERLGISLDEQKRLTGVAIDAVIDSVSVKTTFQETLAEKGIIFMSISEAIKEHPELVRKYIGKVVPPTDNFYAALNSAVFSDGSFCYIPKGVRCPMELSTYFRINSAGTGQFERTLLIADEGSYVSYLEGCTAPMRDENQLHAAVVELIVMEDAEIKYSTVQNWYPGDEHGKGGVFNFVTKRAVCEKNAKVSWTQVETGSAVTWKYPSCILKGDNSVGEFYSIAVTNNYQQADTGTKMYHIGKNTRSTIISKGISAGRSQNSYRGLVKINKNASGARNFTQCDSLLMGNECGAHTFPYIEMENSTAKLEHEATTSKIGEDQLFYCNQRGIDTEKAIALIVNGFSREVLDKLPMEFAVEAKKLLEISLEGSVG, from the coding sequence ATGAGCAATACAAAATATACAGAAGACGATTTACGTGAAGACTTAGCCAAGCCAAGAGAGTATGAGTTTGGTTGGGAAACGGAAATGGAATATGAAGATTTCCCAATAGGGCTAAATGAAGATATTGTGCGCGCCATTTCGAAGAAAAAAGAAGAGCCAGAATGGATGACGGAGTGGCGATTAGAAGCTTTCCGTGCGTGGCAAAAAATGACAGAACCAGAATGGGCGAATATTCATTACGAGAAACCAGACTTCCAGGCGATACGCTATTATGCGGCACCAAAAGTAAAAAAAGAATTAGCAAGTCTAGATGAAGTAGATCCAGAATTGTTAAGAACATTCGAACGATTAGGGATTTCATTAGACGAGCAAAAAAGATTGACTGGAGTAGCGATCGATGCGGTAATTGATTCGGTTTCGGTGAAAACTACTTTCCAAGAAACGTTGGCAGAAAAAGGAATTATTTTTATGTCGATTTCAGAAGCCATCAAAGAACATCCAGAATTGGTGAGAAAATATATAGGTAAAGTTGTTCCTCCTACCGATAATTTTTATGCAGCGCTGAATTCGGCAGTGTTCTCAGACGGATCGTTCTGTTATATCCCGAAAGGCGTTCGTTGTCCTATGGAATTGTCGACTTATTTCCGTATCAACTCAGCAGGTACAGGTCAGTTCGAACGTACCTTACTAATTGCAGACGAAGGATCTTATGTATCATATTTAGAAGGATGTACGGCACCCATGCGTGATGAAAATCAATTGCATGCAGCAGTTGTAGAGCTTATTGTGATGGAAGATGCCGAAATAAAATACTCAACTGTACAAAACTGGTATCCTGGAGATGAACATGGTAAAGGAGGTGTTTTTAACTTTGTAACAAAACGTGCTGTCTGTGAGAAAAACGCAAAGGTTTCTTGGACACAAGTAGAAACTGGTTCAGCTGTTACATGGAAATATCCATCATGTATTCTGAAGGGAGATAACTCTGTCGGAGAGTTCTATTCTATTGCGGTAACCAATAATTATCAACAGGCCGATACAGGGACCAAAATGTATCATATCGGTAAAAATACTCGTTCGACTATTATTTCGAAGGGTATTTCGGCCGGACGTTCGCAAAACTCGTATCGTGGGTTGGTGAAAATAAATAAAAATGCTTCAGGAGCAAGAAATTTCACGCAATGTGACTCATTGTTAATGGGGAATGAGTGTGGTGCACATACTTTCCCTTATATCGAAATGGAGAATTCTACCGCAAAATTAGAACACGAAGCAACGACTTCTAAAATTGGTGAAGATCAGTTGTTCTATTGTAACCAACGAGGAATAGATACCGAAAAAGCAATCGCATTGATTGTGAATGGATTCAGTCGAGAAGTATTGGATAAATTACCCATGGAATTTGCTGTAGAAGCTAAAAAATTATTAGAAATATCTTTAGAAGGATCTGTAGGGTAA
- a CDS encoding HesB/IscA family protein, whose protein sequence is MIKITDEAKNKIIALLQEEGSSIQESFVRVGVTSGGCSGLSYNLSFDKETKDEDKIFEDNGVRVVVDKKSYLYLVGMTLEYSGGLNGKGFVFNNPNANRTCGCGESFAV, encoded by the coding sequence ATGATCAAAATAACCGACGAAGCAAAAAATAAAATTATTGCCCTATTGCAAGAAGAGGGTTCATCGATACAAGAGTCTTTTGTACGTGTAGGTGTTACCAGCGGTGGTTGCTCTGGACTGTCGTATAATTTGTCTTTTGATAAAGAGACAAAAGACGAGGACAAGATATTCGAGGACAATGGTGTACGCGTAGTAGTAGACAAAAAATCATACCTGTACTTGGTAGGTATGACACTTGAGTATTCGGGAGGATTGAACGGAAAGGGATTTGTATTCAACAATCCTAATGCAAATAGAACTTGTGGTTGCGGGGAAAGTTTTGCCGTGTAA
- the trpS gene encoding tryptophan--tRNA ligase, with amino-acid sequence MPRILTGVQATGTPHLGNILGAIQPAIEMTKKEENDSFIFIADLHALTQIKDAELLRKNTYEVAACWLALGIDPEKVTFYRQSDVTEATELTWYLLNFFPYQRLTLAHSFKDKQDYLADVNAGLFTYPILMAADILLYDANLVPVGKDQLQHLEITRDVASRFNHQMGETFVLPEAKISEDAMIVPGTDGFKMSKSRNNFINIFLSDKELRKQVMAIQTDSTPLEDPKNPDTDNVFAIYKLLANEQQLAEMRENYQKGGYGYGHAKQALYELILENYGEAREKFHTLINDQATLDQLLEKGATQAKEVAQKVLQRTREKLGFH; translated from the coding sequence ATGCCAAGAATTTTAACAGGAGTTCAAGCAACAGGGACCCCGCACTTAGGAAATATTTTAGGAGCAATACAGCCTGCAATTGAAATGACAAAAAAAGAAGAAAACGATTCGTTTATCTTTATTGCCGATTTGCATGCTTTGACACAAATAAAAGATGCAGAATTGCTTAGAAAAAACACCTACGAAGTAGCAGCTTGTTGGTTGGCTTTGGGCATAGATCCAGAAAAAGTAACATTTTATCGTCAATCGGATGTGACAGAAGCAACAGAGCTTACTTGGTATTTACTAAACTTCTTTCCGTATCAGCGACTAACTTTGGCACATTCTTTTAAAGATAAACAAGATTATTTGGCCGATGTCAATGCAGGGTTGTTTACGTACCCTATACTAATGGCAGCTGATATTTTATTATATGATGCTAATTTAGTGCCAGTAGGTAAAGATCAATTACAGCATTTAGAGATTACCAGAGATGTCGCATCGCGTTTCAATCATCAGATGGGAGAAACCTTTGTATTACCAGAGGCAAAAATTAGTGAAGACGCCATGATTGTACCTGGAACCGACGGTTTTAAAATGTCGAAATCGAGAAACAATTTTATCAATATTTTCTTATCAGACAAAGAACTTCGCAAGCAAGTAATGGCAATTCAAACCGATTCTACACCACTCGAAGATCCTAAAAATCCTGATACTGATAATGTTTTTGCAATTTATAAATTATTGGCAAACGAACAACAATTAGCAGAAATGCGTGAAAACTATCAGAAAGGCGGTTACGGTTATGGACACGCAAAACAAGCCTTGTACGAGTTGATTCTTGAAAATTATGGAGAAGCACGCGAAAAGTTCCATACACTGATCAATGACCAAGCAACCTTGGATCAACTCCTAGAAAAAGGAGCAACACAAGCAAAAGAAGTAGCCCAAAAAGTATTACAAAGAACACGCGAGAAATTAGGTTTCCATTAA
- a CDS encoding PstS family phosphate ABC transporter substrate-binding protein, which produces MKKIHYLFLFLVSFSLLTQCKKDKYSLPEEHAKEGKSGLEKARHTYGEITFVADPTYKNLVEAWVATYTNDYPKVKIKVDYLIEDLAIKKFSEGEYPIAIVGKELSQQQQNYLYQKTTIKYVPSAVAMDATVLITNIQNPIDSISTKQMKKELYADGTQYVFDRANSSNFNTINDKLGVRVPKNKKVNSIEDFDQMLTFLEKSPKAIGIIGLNVLSDLDNKKVQEYLKRVKILAIVNDQNKAVRPDLENLRNGSYPFIRFVYILKNEIGFGIGSGFTRFAGSQQGQLIVKKEEMQPYFLYKREVRIQSNAL; this is translated from the coding sequence ATGAAAAAAATCCATTATCTCTTTTTGTTTTTGGTTAGCTTCTCTTTGCTAACTCAGTGCAAAAAAGACAAATATTCCCTACCAGAAGAACATGCGAAAGAAGGAAAAAGCGGTCTAGAAAAAGCTCGACATACTTATGGTGAGATTACGTTTGTAGCCGATCCTACCTACAAGAATTTGGTAGAAGCTTGGGTAGCCACCTACACAAACGATTATCCGAAAGTGAAAATCAAGGTCGATTATCTAATAGAAGATTTAGCTATAAAAAAATTTTCTGAGGGCGAGTATCCCATTGCGATTGTAGGCAAGGAATTGAGTCAACAACAACAAAATTATTTGTACCAAAAAACAACCATCAAATATGTTCCTTCTGCCGTAGCGATGGATGCAACAGTTCTGATTACTAATATCCAAAATCCGATTGATTCGATTAGTACCAAGCAAATGAAAAAAGAATTATACGCAGATGGCACACAATATGTTTTCGATCGTGCCAATTCTTCTAATTTCAATACCATCAATGATAAGTTAGGAGTGCGTGTACCGAAAAATAAAAAGGTCAACTCGATTGAAGATTTTGATCAGATGTTGACATTTTTAGAGAAAAGTCCCAAAGCGATTGGTATTATAGGATTAAATGTTTTGAGTGATTTGGACAATAAAAAAGTACAAGAATATCTTAAAAGAGTAAAAATACTAGCTATTGTAAACGATCAGAATAAAGCAGTTCGTCCGGATTTAGAAAATCTTCGTAACGGTAGTTATCCTTTTATACGATTTGTATATATCTTAAAAAATGAAATAGGCTTTGGTATCGGTTCTGGCTTCACCCGATTTGCAGGCTCTCAACAAGGACAATTGATTGTAAAAAAAGAAGAAATGCAACCATATTTCTTATACAAAAGAGAAGTTCGGATACAATCAAATGCCTTATAA
- a CDS encoding heavy-metal-associated domain-containing protein yields MKKVLSIFLFFGLFFAVQAQNKGNKNAKHEVLVEGVCGMCKQRIEKAAYGVKGVKMATWDPATKELSLILNERITDLDKVEHAIAAVGHDTEHVKADDEVYHSIDSCCQYRDPDLEAH; encoded by the coding sequence ATGAAAAAAGTATTATCAATCTTCCTTTTTTTCGGATTGTTCTTCGCGGTTCAAGCGCAAAACAAAGGAAATAAAAATGCCAAACACGAAGTTTTGGTAGAAGGAGTTTGCGGAATGTGCAAACAGCGAATAGAAAAAGCAGCGTATGGCGTGAAAGGGGTAAAAATGGCAACATGGGATCCGGCAACCAAAGAGTTGTCTCTTATCCTAAACGAACGTATCACCGATTTGGACAAAGTAGAGCATGCAATTGCTGCAGTTGGGCACGATACCGAACATGTGAAAGCTGATGATGAAGTCTATCATTCGATCGATAGTTGTTGTCAGTACAGAGATCCAGATTTAGAAGCACATTAA
- a CDS encoding TonB-dependent receptor, whose amino-acid sequence MKKYIYPLFLLVGYNLYAQEKYTGKIVDEHNQPLVGAEVFWEGSTQSTITDEEGNFSITKEVGKKIGVFYENEEQLFLLPTDSSTMITFRSQSLSTDINQLKEVTITDRRPSLRKVNSPFNAMQMTGKELLKAACCNLAESFETNPSIDVNFSDAVTGNKQIKMLGLTSPYILIAEENIPSVRGASQAYGLSFTPGTWVENILITKGMGPVINGYESISGQINTELIKPNNDIPFFLNLYGSTDARVETNAHYNHRFNDKWSSSLFLHRNSRLVKNDHNHDSFLDNPLGEQINVMNRWQYQNTGKGWVGFATARYMKDDKWGGEKDFKPSLRSLQKDVWGYQIKTERLDLNAKVGYVFPEMPFQSMGLQLAYSDHDQNSYFGNRWYDIDQKSFYANYIFQSIINNTKNKFSLGSSFTWDQYRENLALSDATKEHRIDNSAGIFAEYHYDNLTNFSLIAGGRIDYHNRMGVFATPRLHLRYNPWKDTTIKASVGRGKRLANIYAENQNLMASNRTFMIATEHGNFEDLNPEIAWNFGGSIAQKFRLFNRNADLSVDFYRTAFENQIVTDIDYSSHQVLFYNLNGKSFANSMQVDFNFQPINHLQLRTSYKYYDIQTDYLSGRMNQALQAKNRFFANAEFTTHETENGAHWRFDLTYNWFSKQRLPSSQDNAINNQWAAFSNPYSTLNAQITRVFSKTFEVYVGGENLTDYQQKRVIYGGDNPFGQDFDSSMVYAPIFGRMIYAGLRFKVL is encoded by the coding sequence ATGAAAAAATATATATACCCACTTTTTCTATTGGTGGGATATAATCTGTATGCGCAAGAAAAATATACAGGTAAAATTGTTGATGAACACAATCAACCACTAGTTGGAGCCGAGGTTTTTTGGGAAGGAAGTACCCAAAGCACTATAACCGATGAGGAAGGGAATTTTTCTATTACGAAAGAAGTCGGGAAAAAAATAGGTGTTTTTTACGAGAACGAAGAACAATTGTTTTTACTCCCGACGGATTCTTCTACCATGATAACATTCAGGTCGCAAAGTCTTTCTACCGATATCAATCAACTCAAAGAAGTCACCATTACCGATCGACGTCCAAGTTTACGAAAAGTAAATTCGCCTTTCAATGCGATGCAAATGACCGGAAAAGAGTTGCTGAAAGCTGCTTGTTGTAATTTGGCCGAATCTTTCGAAACCAATCCGTCAATCGATGTTAATTTTTCGGATGCGGTAACCGGAAATAAGCAAATAAAAATGTTGGGGTTAACTTCTCCTTATATCCTTATTGCAGAAGAAAATATTCCGAGTGTACGAGGTGCTTCTCAGGCTTATGGGTTGAGTTTTACTCCCGGAACTTGGGTAGAAAATATTCTCATTACCAAAGGAATGGGACCGGTAATTAATGGCTACGAAAGTATTTCTGGACAAATCAATACCGAGCTGATAAAACCCAATAACGATATTCCTTTTTTTCTGAATCTCTACGGATCTACGGACGCTCGTGTAGAAACTAATGCACATTACAATCATCGTTTCAATGACAAATGGAGTTCTTCTTTGTTCTTACATAGGAATTCTCGTTTGGTGAAAAATGACCACAATCACGATAGTTTTTTAGACAATCCATTGGGTGAACAAATAAACGTGATGAATCGTTGGCAATACCAAAACACCGGAAAAGGTTGGGTAGGATTTGCCACCGCGCGGTATATGAAAGATGATAAATGGGGCGGAGAAAAAGATTTCAAACCCAGTTTACGTTCTTTGCAGAAAGATGTTTGGGGGTATCAAATCAAAACCGAACGATTGGATCTGAATGCAAAAGTGGGTTATGTTTTTCCAGAAATGCCTTTTCAATCAATGGGCTTACAACTTGCTTATTCGGATCATGACCAGAATAGTTATTTCGGAAATAGATGGTACGATATCGATCAGAAAAGTTTTTACGCCAATTATATTTTCCAATCGATTATCAATAATACCAAAAACAAATTCTCGCTCGGTAGTAGTTTCACCTGGGATCAATACCGTGAAAATTTAGCCTTGTCGGATGCTACAAAAGAACATCGAATCGATAACTCTGCAGGAATTTTTGCCGAGTATCATTACGATAATTTAACCAATTTTAGCCTAATTGCCGGTGGACGAATAGATTACCACAACCGAATGGGCGTTTTTGCTACGCCGCGTTTGCATTTGCGCTATAACCCTTGGAAAGATACCACAATCAAAGCTTCGGTAGGAAGAGGAAAAAGATTGGCTAATATTTATGCCGAAAATCAAAATTTGATGGCGAGTAATCGGACGTTTATGATCGCGACCGAACATGGTAATTTTGAGGATTTGAATCCAGAAATTGCTTGGAATTTTGGCGGAAGTATCGCACAGAAGTTTCGACTTTTCAACCGAAATGCAGATCTGAGTGTTGATTTTTATCGAACCGCTTTCGAAAACCAAATCGTGACCGATATCGACTATTCATCGCATCAAGTTCTTTTTTATAATTTAAACGGTAAATCTTTTGCCAACAGCATGCAAGTCGATTTCAATTTTCAACCAATTAATCATTTACAGTTGAGAACATCCTACAAATATTATGATATACAAACCGATTATCTTTCGGGTAGGATGAACCAAGCTTTGCAAGCGAAAAACAGGTTTTTTGCCAATGCCGAATTTACCACGCACGAAACAGAAAATGGCGCGCATTGGCGATTCGATCTCACCTATAATTGGTTCAGCAAACAACGATTGCCTTCTTCGCAAGACAATGCAATAAATAATCAATGGGCGGCGTTCTCTAATCCATACTCGACACTCAATGCGCAAATTACGCGCGTGTTTTCTAAAACATTCGAAGTGTATGTCGGTGGAGAAAATTTAACAGATTATCAACAAAAAAGAGTAATTTACGGTGGCGATAATCCATTTGGTCAAGACTTTGATTCTTCGATGGTATATGCGCCGATTTTTGGTAGGATGATTTACGCAGGTTTGCGATTCAAGGTTTTATAA
- a CDS encoding HYC_CC_PP family protein, which produces MILLSVLMFLSNIGIVLSMHLCHGVAESISINHLNNHHCQQEEVANSCCPNPDDEDEACCTEVALQQKMIDKQLVDILKVSFFSTFLSNRTHNLWWYEFIEFYAFFVPETQKTYPNLPPIYLSHHQFIFYA; this is translated from the coding sequence GTGATTTTGTTATCGGTATTGATGTTTTTATCCAATATCGGTATTGTATTGTCTATGCATCTTTGTCACGGAGTTGCCGAAAGTATTTCAATCAATCATCTCAATAATCATCATTGTCAGCAAGAAGAGGTAGCCAATAGTTGTTGCCCAAACCCGGATGATGAGGATGAAGCCTGCTGTACAGAAGTGGCTTTGCAACAAAAAATGATCGATAAGCAATTGGTTGATATTCTAAAAGTTTCTTTTTTCTCTACCTTTTTATCAAATAGAACACACAATTTATGGTGGTATGAGTTTATAGAGTTTTATGCTTTCTTTGTTCCAGAAACACAAAAAACATATCCAAATTTACCGCCGATCTATCTTAGCCATCATCAATTTATTTTTTACGCTTGA
- a CDS encoding OsmC family protein, giving the protein MKVQLTRVNQAYHFEATAKSSDVKVHIDGPENIGGEGKGVRPMELVLIALGSCSVFDLGEILKKQRQEITDIQVEVEGKRREEIPQFFTNIHIVFHLTGKNIDEERARKAAQLAVKKYCSVHDMLAAGGVEITYEVNFTEA; this is encoded by the coding sequence ATGAAGGTTCAATTAACAAGAGTAAACCAAGCATATCATTTCGAAGCCACTGCAAAATCATCGGATGTGAAAGTCCATATCGATGGTCCAGAAAATATTGGTGGTGAAGGAAAAGGAGTGCGTCCGATGGAGTTGGTTCTTATCGCTTTGGGGAGTTGTAGTGTTTTCGATTTAGGCGAAATATTAAAAAAACAACGACAAGAAATTACCGACATACAAGTAGAAGTTGAGGGGAAAAGACGCGAAGAAATTCCTCAATTTTTTACCAATATCCATATTGTTTTTCATCTTACAGGAAAAAATATTGATGAAGAACGTGCAAGAAAAGCTGCCCAATTGGCTGTAAAAAAATACTGCAGCGTACACGATATGTTGGCTGCAGGTGGAGTAGAAATTACCTACGAAGTAAATTTTACAGAAGCTTAA
- a CDS encoding aldo/keto reductase — protein sequence MKKFTLNNGVEIPSIGYGTWQIEEGEKAYHSVITALEAGYRHIDTAAVYGNEKSIGRALQDFGLPRKEIFLTTKLWNTDRSPEKVKQALHDSMEKLQVDYLDLYLIHWPANAKQHPSDWAKINSETWKELCKAYENKTLRAIGVSNFMIEHLETLLASTEVKPSVNQIEFHPGWLQPKVVDFCKKNDIALQAWSPLGSGRVLDHPVLRDLAERYDVNVGQLCVKFVLQSGIICLPKSETPQNIKLNINVDNFELSAKDFELIKQLPEIGFSGLDPHTVDF from the coding sequence ATGAAGAAATTTACTTTAAATAATGGTGTAGAAATTCCATCCATTGGTTACGGAACTTGGCAAATAGAAGAAGGTGAAAAAGCATATCATTCTGTTATTACTGCCCTAGAAGCAGGTTACCGGCATATAGATACGGCAGCTGTGTATGGAAACGAAAAAAGTATTGGCCGTGCTTTGCAAGATTTCGGATTGCCGAGAAAAGAAATATTCTTGACAACAAAACTTTGGAATACGGATCGTTCTCCTGAAAAAGTGAAACAAGCATTACACGATTCGATGGAAAAATTACAAGTCGATTATCTCGATTTATACCTTATTCATTGGCCAGCTAATGCGAAACAACACCCGAGTGACTGGGCAAAAATAAATTCGGAAACATGGAAAGAACTCTGCAAAGCGTACGAAAACAAAACTTTGCGTGCGATAGGTGTTAGCAACTTCATGATTGAACACTTAGAGACTTTGCTCGCTTCTACTGAAGTGAAGCCTTCTGTGAACCAAATCGAGTTTCATCCAGGATGGTTGCAACCGAAAGTTGTTGATTTTTGTAAGAAAAACGATATTGCACTACAGGCATGGAGTCCGCTAGGAAGTGGTCGAGTTTTGGATCATCCAGTTTTACGAGATTTGGCCGAAAGATACGATGTGAATGTTGGGCAATTGTGTGTAAAATTTGTTTTGCAAAGCGGCATCATCTGTTTACCAAAATCAGAAACACCTCAGAATATCAAACTAAATATTAACGTAGATAATTTTGAGTTGAGTGCGAAGGATTTCGAGCTTATCAAACAATTGCCGGAGATTGGTTTTTCTGGTTTGGATCCTCATACCGTGGATTTCTAA
- a CDS encoding DUF6048 family protein: MTQQSICKLKLLFLSVSLITTVLNAQNPEEKKDSLVNENTESTSLKKKAAKGDVFVGVDVFLPSLSLFSDRKEFQAMIQYRLHNAWHVVAEAGYGKNKYDENGWQSEVDGTFGKIGFNWFLSEDKQNINNGFYAGLRFAYANYNQTFHKYPIRDVTTGNVVDVGSLPQKKVDAYWTEIVVGARLDLVKNLCIDFSLHPAFYIGAKRDNGFEPKIIPGYGRNTTTMNLPVFWGITYKLF; this comes from the coding sequence ATGACACAACAATCAATTTGCAAATTAAAACTTCTGTTTTTAAGCGTCAGTCTGATTACCACTGTGCTGAATGCCCAAAACCCTGAAGAAAAAAAAGATAGTCTAGTAAACGAAAACACCGAAAGTACATCGCTCAAGAAGAAGGCCGCCAAAGGCGATGTCTTTGTGGGAGTAGATGTCTTTCTGCCTTCGTTGAGTTTGTTTTCTGACCGGAAAGAGTTCCAGGCAATGATACAATATAGACTTCACAATGCATGGCACGTGGTTGCAGAAGCTGGCTATGGGAAAAATAAGTACGATGAAAATGGTTGGCAATCGGAGGTGGATGGCACTTTCGGGAAAATTGGCTTCAATTGGTTTTTATCAGAAGATAAACAAAATATAAACAACGGCTTCTATGCCGGACTTCGTTTTGCTTATGCTAATTACAACCAAACCTTCCATAAATACCCAATCCGAGATGTGACAACAGGCAATGTAGTCGACGTTGGTTCTTTACCCCAAAAAAAAGTAGATGCCTATTGGACAGAAATTGTTGTTGGCGCTCGATTAGATTTGGTAAAGAATTTGTGTATAGATTTTTCATTGCATCCTGCTTTTTATATTGGTGCGAAAAGAGACAATGGGTTCGAGCCGAAAATCATTCCTGGTTACGGACGAAATACGACAACTATGAATCTCCCCGTTTTTTGGGGAATAACCTATAAACTATTTTAG
- a CDS encoding DUF6452 family protein translates to MRKVVLPVIITILFWASSCLDQDICTPSSVPMLNIELLNIEQPEEIFTDTLYYNQYLGKTENGEDTFVYPSYKKVYGKNLPLSFHQTDTKEIKMVIYRRSDYLVYARDADGNRLQDKEGKDSILGMNRTTRDTLIFRYDIGQAFENSSCGAKVIFDNVEYQGSTSNYWMKELQPTTTNITDDTTINLQIKTSVFKRQSDYHCAECPKP, encoded by the coding sequence ATGAGAAAAGTTGTCTTACCTGTGATAATAACCATTCTTTTTTGGGCTAGTAGCTGTCTAGATCAAGATATTTGTACACCGTCTTCTGTGCCGATGTTGAATATAGAACTGCTCAATATCGAACAACCAGAAGAAATTTTCACTGATACTTTATACTATAATCAATATTTAGGGAAAACAGAAAATGGTGAAGATACCTTTGTGTATCCTAGTTACAAGAAAGTATATGGTAAGAATTTACCCCTCAGTTTTCATCAAACCGATACCAAAGAAATAAAAATGGTGATCTATCGACGTTCAGATTATTTGGTTTATGCCCGAGATGCCGATGGAAATCGTTTGCAAGATAAAGAAGGAAAAGATAGTATTTTGGGGATGAATAGAACAACTCGCGATACGCTGATTTTCCGTTACGATATTGGCCAAGCGTTTGAGAACTCCTCTTGCGGAGCAAAAGTAATTTTCGATAATGTAGAATACCAAGGTTCGACTAGCAATTATTGGATGAAAGAATTGCAGCCGACTACAACAAATATTACCGATGACACAACAATCAATTTGCAAATTAAAACTTCTGTTTTTAAGCGTCAGTCTGATTACCACTGTGCTGAATGCCCAAAACCCTGA